The following are encoded together in the Juglans microcarpa x Juglans regia isolate MS1-56 chromosome 2D, Jm3101_v1.0, whole genome shotgun sequence genome:
- the LOC121251098 gene encoding histidine-containing phosphotransfer protein 4-like produces MELLRQQIATARQSLFSEEILDMSQFMQLERLEDKDSPNFVEQTLSLYFSDATKAIAAIEQALMPSEFVLLDFNKLGIQLHRLKGSSASVGAKKVLTRVIKALECCRKGDMEGCKAAVRILKQDYNTLRDRLQTYFQLLQSQARFAET; encoded by the exons ATGGAGCTCTTGAGGCAACAGATTGCCACTGCGAGGCAATCCCTTTTCTCTGAg GAAATCCTCGACATGAGCCAATTCATGCAATTGGAGCGACTTGAGGATAAAGACAGCCCCAACTTTGTGGAACAAACTTTGTCCTTGTATTTCAGTGATGCAACTAAGGCCATCGCTGCCATAGAACAAGCACTCAT GCCGAGTGAATTTGTACTCCTGGATTTCAACAAGCTGGGCATACAGCTTCATCGGCTCAAAGGCAGCTCTGCCag CGTTGGTGCTAAAAAGGTGTTGACAAGAGTCATTAAAGCATTGGAATGTTGCAGGAAGGGTGACATGGAAGG ATGCAAGGCTGCAGTTCGGATATTGAAACAAGACTATAACACCCTGAGGGACAGACTCCAAACTTATTTTCAg TTGTTACAAAGTCAGGCTAGATTTGCCGAGACATGA
- the LOC121249475 gene encoding E3 ubiquitin-protein ligase RNF181-like, with product MAAVSSESSTMTNYPIDLLFDLDEVLTLPEDYSGSQIAEPTSLVIMNMPTVTTTEVCSVCIESFRSGEGGKQVPCGHVYHETCIASWLARHNSCPLCRCEISGNV from the coding sequence ATGGCTGCTGTATCTTCAGAATCTTCTACCATGACAAACTATCCGATAGATCTACTCTTCGACCTCGACGAAGTTCTCACTCTGCCGGAGGATTATTCAGGCAGTCAGATTGCAGAACCGACATCCTTGGTGATCATGAACATGCCAACGGTTACTACAACTGAGGTTTGCTCAGTCTGCATCGAAAGCTTCCGGTCCGGTGAGGGTGGTAAACAAGTCCCCTGCGGCCATGTATACCATGAAACATGCATCGCCTCGTGGCTCGCCCGCCATAACTCTTGCCCTCTCTGCCGCTGCGAAATCTCCGGCAACGTATGA